The Flexivirga aerilata sequence TCCCGCCGCGAGCGCGGCCGTCTTGGCGATGACCGATCCCTGGTCACCGAGCGGGCTCACGACGCCGAGGATGACGTCGTCGATGGCGGCCGGGTCGAGTCCGGTATGCCGCTGCCGCATCTCGTCGATCAGGCCGGTCACCAGCTTGACCGGTTTCACCTCGTGCAGCGAACCGGTCGCCTTGCCCCGGCCCCGAGGGGTGCGGATCGCTTCGTACACATACGCTTCCACAGGCATCAGGATCTTCCTTTCGGTCCGGCGGATGCCGGGTTGATCGCTCCGGCATTCGCCAGCGCTGTCAGTTGGTCGTCGGTGTAGCCGAGGTCGTGCAGGATGGTGGCCGTCTCGTCGTCCCCGCCCGCGTCGGGCAGCTGCGTGCGAGTGCGGCTGAAGCGCGGCGCGGGTGCCGGATGCCGCAGCCCGTCGCACTCGACATACACCTCACGGTCGGCGAGGTGGCTGTCCGTGGTCACCTCGGCCGGCTCCAGCACGGGTGCGACGCACGCGTCGAGACCGTCGAACGCCGCGACCCACTCGTCGCGGGACTTCTCGGCGATGCGTGCGGCAAACGCGGATCTGGTTGCCGGCCAAGCGGATTGGTCGAGCTGAGCGGCAGGGTCGAGATCGAGCTCGAGTCCCTGCAGGAGCTGGGCGTAGAACTTCGGCTCCATCGCCGCGACCGACAGCCAGCGGTCGTCCGCGGTGCGATAGGAGCCGTAGAAGGGTGCGCCGCCGTCGAAGACATTGCCACCGGGCGCCGCCGCCCACAGCCCCGACGCCAGCATCGCCTGGTGCATGCCGGTGAGCAGCGCCGCGCCGTCGACGATCGCCGCGTCGACGACCTGCCCTTCGCCGGTGCGAGCCGCCGACCACAGGGCGCTGAGGACGCCGACCGCGAGTAGCATCCCGCCGCCTCCGAAGTCGCCGAGCATGTTGAGCGGCTGAGTGGGCGTGCCGTCCGGAGCGACGCACGGGGCGAGCGCTCCGGCCAGTGCGATGTAGCCGAGGTCGTGGCCCGCCGTTGCTGCGCGCGGGCCGGTCTGCCCCCAGCCGGTCATCCGGCCGTAGACCAGCCGCGGGTTGACCGCGAGAAGTGCGTCGGGGCCGAGCCCGAGTCGCTCGGCGACGCCCGGGCGGAAACCCTCGGTGAGCACGTCGGCGGTCGCGGCGAGCTTACGGACGGCCTCCTGCGCATCGGGCTGCTTCAGGTCCAGCTGCATCCACCGGCGGCCGCGGTTGAGCACACCGTGCGTCGGTCGCATGGACGCCTCGTCGTCGCCGGCGAGGCGGCCGACGCGGATCACCTCGGCCCCGAGATCGGCTAGCAGCATGCCGGCGAACGGCGCCGGCCCGATCGCCGACAGCTCGACGACCCGAACTCCGTCGAGCGGCCCGGTCACTTCTTGCCTCCCGCGACGAAAGCCGCTGCCAACGCGACGAATTCGGGATCGGCGAGACGGCCCACCTGGCCGTCGCGCTCCAGGTCCAACGCGGCGTCCAGGCCACCGATGGTCGCCTGGTTGATCGCCCGCTTGGTGGCCGCGAGCGCACCCGCCGGGCGATGCACGAGAGCCGTGCAGATCTGCGCGATCCGATCGTCCAGCCGGTCGGCCGCGCAGACCTCGCTGATCAGGCCGGCGGCGACCGCGTCGGCTGCGGAGATGCGTTCGCCGAGCAGGGCCGCACGCATGGCGCGTGAACGGCCCATCGACGCCGCGAAGGTCAGCGTGGTGCCCCCGTCCGGCATCAGCCCGATGCCGGTGAACGGCAGCAGCAGGTAGGCGTCCTCGACCGCGATCGCGATGTCGGCAGCCAGGGCATAGCCGGCGGCAACCCCGGCAGCGAGCCCGTTGAGAGCAGCGACAACGGGTTTCGGTGATCCGGTGATGCGCCGGATCACCTCTGAGGTCGACTCCATGGCCGCTGCCGGGCTGGCGCTGAGCTGGTCCGCACCGGTCAGGTCGGCACCACTGGAGAAGGCGCGGCCGGTGCCGGTGAGGACCAGCACGCGCAGCTGATCGTCGGCCTCGACCCGGTCGAGGCCGGCCAGCACGGCGTCCTTGACCTCGGTGTCGACGGGGTTGAGCCGGTCCGGGTTGGTGAAGCGCACGGTCAGCACCTGACCGTCGGCGCTGACCGCGGCGTGGGCGGTCTCACTCATTGCTGCACTGTCCCCTCGTCGGCCGCGACCTGTTGTCGCAGAGTGGCTTTCACGACCTTGCCGGAAGCATTGCGGGGCAACGCGTCGAGCAGGTGCAGCTCGGTCGGCTGCTTGTAGCGCGCGAGCCGGCCGTCGGCGAAGTCACGCAGTTGCTCGATGGTCAGTGAGGCGCCAGGTCGCAGGGCGGCGACCGCCACGACGGTCTCGCCCCACTTGTCGTGCGGACGGCCGACGACGGTCACCTCGGCGATGTCGGGGTGGTCGGCGAGGGCGTTTTCGACCTCGACGCAGTAGACGTTCTCGCCGCCGGTGATGACCATGTCCTTGACCCGGTCGATGACGTAGACGAACCCCTCGTCGTCGACCCGCACGAGGTCGCCGGAGTGAAACCAGCCACCCTCGAATGCCGCACTGGTTGCTTCCGGTTGGCGCCAGTAGCCGAGCATCTGGGTCGGGCCGCGGTAGAGGATCTCGCCCACCTCGCCGGGTGCGACGTCCTGCCCGAGCGGATCGACGACCCGGGTCGCCAGGGTCGAGATCGGCTTGCCGACGGAGCCGAGCTTGCGGATCGCGTCCCGCTCGCCCAGCATGCAGGTCACCGGGCTCATCTCGGTCTGGCCGAAGACGGCGACGTTGGCC is a genomic window containing:
- a CDS encoding CoA transferase produces the protein MTGPLDGVRVVELSAIGPAPFAGMLLADLGAEVIRVGRLAGDDEASMRPTHGVLNRGRRWMQLDLKQPDAQEAVRKLAATADVLTEGFRPGVAERLGLGPDALLAVNPRLVYGRMTGWGQTGPRAATAGHDLGYIALAGALAPCVAPDGTPTQPLNMLGDFGGGGMLLAVGVLSALWSAARTGEGQVVDAAIVDGAALLTGMHQAMLASGLWAAAPGGNVFDGGAPFYGSYRTADDRWLSVAAMEPKFYAQLLQGLELDLDPAAQLDQSAWPATRSAFAARIAEKSRDEWVAAFDGLDACVAPVLEPAEVTTDSHLADREVYVECDGLRHPAPAPRFSRTRTQLPDAGGDDETATILHDLGYTDDQLTALANAGAINPASAGPKGRS
- a CDS encoding enoyl-CoA hydratase-related protein, with the protein product MSETAHAAVSADGQVLTVRFTNPDRLNPVDTEVKDAVLAGLDRVEADDQLRVLVLTGTGRAFSSGADLTGADQLSASPAAAMESTSEVIRRITGSPKPVVAALNGLAAGVAAGYALAADIAIAVEDAYLLLPFTGIGLMPDGGTTLTFAASMGRSRAMRAALLGERISAADAVAAGLISEVCAADRLDDRIAQICTALVHRPAGALAATKRAINQATIGGLDAALDLERDGQVGRLADPEFVALAAAFVAGGKK